A stretch of Blautia liquoris DNA encodes these proteins:
- a CDS encoding Gfo/Idh/MocA family protein, translating into MQEIRVGVVGLGFIGKQHVEALSRIPGIIVAAVADKNPESEEWCFQNGIKKFYQDYQIMIEEEKLCAIHDCTPNALHWDVNRIALENGCHVYSEKPLTMKSDDALKLCKLAQEKRLIGGVNLNYRNNAMIQEMRERVSNGSLGTITHIQVEYLQDWLLYDTDFDWRIMKNIGGVSRAVADIGSHCFDIIQYITSEKIVSVLATFHKQYEKRKRYNTNETFMSKDKSVPYEEVKVENEDSACILIELESGVKGSINISQICSGKKNDFKVLIGGTKEALEWNQEIPDRLWVGHRDEGNEILYAAKQYLTDYAKSFASLPNGHPIGWKDALTKGMEEFYKEIKNPSEKFRFASFEDGYYLTKIVEACVKSQEQEKWISVR; encoded by the coding sequence ATGCAAGAAATACGAGTAGGTGTTGTAGGTTTAGGATTTATAGGAAAACAACATGTTGAGGCATTGTCTAGAATTCCAGGTATCATTGTTGCAGCGGTAGCAGATAAAAATCCTGAGAGTGAAGAATGGTGTTTTCAAAATGGAATAAAAAAATTTTATCAAGATTATCAAATAATGATTGAGGAGGAAAAATTATGTGCTATTCATGATTGTACTCCAAATGCGCTGCACTGGGATGTAAATAGGATTGCTTTAGAAAATGGTTGTCATGTATATAGTGAGAAACCGTTGACTATGAAATCCGATGATGCATTAAAACTTTGCAAGTTGGCACAAGAGAAGCGGTTAATCGGGGGGGTAAACCTTAATTATAGAAATAATGCTATGATACAGGAAATGAGAGAAAGAGTTTCAAACGGATCTCTTGGGACGATTACGCATATTCAGGTAGAGTATCTACAGGATTGGCTTCTCTATGACACAGATTTTGACTGGAGGATAATGAAAAATATAGGAGGAGTGTCACGGGCCGTTGCCGATATCGGCTCCCACTGCTTTGATATTATTCAGTATATCACGAGTGAGAAAATTGTATCTGTGCTTGCAACATTTCATAAACAATATGAGAAAAGAAAAAGATATAATACGAATGAAACATTTATGTCAAAAGATAAAAGTGTACCATATGAGGAAGTCAAAGTTGAAAATGAAGATAGTGCATGCATTTTGATAGAATTGGAAAGCGGCGTTAAGGGAAGCATAAATATAAGTCAAATCTGCTCTGGTAAAAAGAATGATTTTAAGGTATTAATTGGTGGAACAAAGGAGGCCCTCGAATGGAATCAGGAAATTCCAGATAGATTATGGGTGGGACATAGAGACGAAGGAAATGAAATTCTATATGCGGCTAAACAGTATCTTACTGATTATGCAAAATCATTTGCTTCGTTGCCAAATGGTCATCCAATTGGATGGAAAGACGCACTAACGAAAGGAATGGAGGAATTTTATAAAGAGATAAAAAATCCAAGTGAAAAGTTTCGTTTTGCAAGTTTTGAGGATGGGTATTATCTTACCAAAATCGTTGAAGCATGTGTAAAAAGTCAAGAACAAGAAAAGTGGATATCTGTACGGTAA
- a CDS encoding sugar phosphate isomerase/epimerase family protein, whose amino-acid sequence MKQGFVSAVFDKRSFEEVIDFASEQGFDCVEMACWPEEKKVRRYAGVTHIDATKLDIKTQKHILDYCCDKGIEISALAYYPNMMDPDIEKRDHYIRHLKKVIDAAEQLDIGMVTTFIGRLPKENVDYNIGEFKKVWPPIIAYAERKKVRIAIENCPMLFTDDEWPGGQNLASTPPIWRKLFSIIDSDYFGLNYDPSHFIWQGIDYIKPIHEFKDKIFHVHYKDIKLEREKLKDVGVLANPLSYMTPRIPGHGDVNWGEYISALREIQYRGPACIEIEDKSFENSTEEIEESLRISRLYLRQFTSFPNVKEQD is encoded by the coding sequence ATGAAACAAGGATTTGTAAGCGCAGTTTTTGATAAAAGATCTTTTGAAGAGGTAATTGACTTTGCCAGTGAGCAGGGTTTTGATTGTGTTGAAATGGCCTGTTGGCCTGAAGAAAAAAAGGTGCGTCGATATGCTGGAGTTACACATATTGATGCAACTAAGCTAGATATAAAAACACAAAAACACATATTAGATTATTGTTGTGATAAAGGTATTGAGATTTCAGCACTTGCATATTATCCCAATATGATGGATCCAGACATCGAGAAGAGGGATCACTATATTAGGCACCTTAAAAAGGTCATAGATGCTGCTGAACAATTAGATATTGGAATGGTGACAACTTTCATTGGACGTTTACCTAAAGAGAATGTAGATTATAATATTGGGGAGTTTAAAAAAGTATGGCCTCCTATTATTGCATACGCAGAAAGAAAAAAGGTTAGAATAGCAATTGAGAATTGTCCAATGCTGTTTACTGATGATGAATGGCCAGGGGGACAAAACCTTGCGAGTACACCTCCAATATGGAGAAAACTGTTTTCTATTATTGACAGTGATTATTTTGGCTTAAATTACGACCCCTCTCATTTTATTTGGCAGGGAATTGATTATATCAAACCGATTCATGAATTTAAAGATAAAATATTTCACGTGCATTATAAAGATATAAAACTTGAAAGAGAAAAACTTAAAGATGTTGGTGTATTAGCTAACCCGCTAAGTTATATGACTCCAAGGATACCTGGACATGGGGATGTGAATTGGGGAGAATATATTTCTGCTTTACGGGAAATTCAGTATAGAGGGCCTGCATGTATAGAAATAGAGGATAAGTCTTTTGAAAACAGTACAGAAGAAATAGAAGAATCTTTACGTATCAGTCGTTTATATTTGCGACAGTTTACTTCATTTCCCAATGTAAAAGAACAAGATTGA
- a CDS encoding LacI family DNA-binding transcriptional regulator — protein MSFSKKVTIAQLASEANVSVATVSRIINKNGYVKPETREKVIKAMEKLDYQPYVKKFEDNSLRSKSLLICFPDFRNPFYGEIIEGIQATAFSRGYLPFDFQASNPRNALKEYEFIMKENNFCGLLLAHNVSNTELLSQLRLRYPIVMCSEHCNQPNISFVSIDNTYAVQTAINYLLSIGRTKISFINSLLTNNYSRLREKGFHDAMTHAGLSIPADWITHISDINFEMAVSAVTRILSGENHPDAFFCVSDVYAAAAIKAIQNVGLRVPQDISVVGFDNIDLSRMTVPSITTIKQPSFDIGQQACNLLINLIENPSAPAEHILLNTELIVRDSTSARINSKNN, from the coding sequence ATGTCATTTTCAAAAAAAGTAACTATTGCTCAATTGGCTTCAGAAGCAAATGTCTCTGTTGCAACTGTATCTAGGATAATAAACAAGAATGGTTATGTAAAACCAGAAACGCGTGAAAAAGTGATTAAGGCAATGGAAAAGTTGGATTATCAGCCCTATGTCAAAAAGTTCGAGGATAATTCTTTAAGATCTAAATCGTTGCTAATTTGTTTTCCCGATTTTCGCAACCCTTTTTATGGAGAGATTATAGAAGGTATTCAAGCTACCGCCTTTAGCAGAGGATATTTGCCTTTTGATTTTCAAGCCAGCAATCCAAGAAACGCACTCAAAGAATATGAGTTTATCATGAAAGAAAACAATTTCTGCGGGCTTTTACTGGCCCATAATGTTTCTAATACAGAATTACTAAGTCAACTGAGGTTACGTTATCCTATTGTAATGTGTTCTGAGCATTGTAACCAGCCAAATATATCCTTTGTCTCTATTGATAATACATATGCTGTTCAGACAGCCATTAATTATTTATTATCAATTGGAAGAACCAAAATATCATTTATAAATAGTCTTTTGACAAATAATTATTCAAGGCTTAGAGAAAAAGGATTCCATGATGCAATGACACATGCTGGTCTATCAATCCCCGCCGATTGGATCACACATATTAGCGATATTAATTTTGAAATGGCTGTTTCAGCAGTCACAAGAATTCTATCAGGCGAAAATCATCCAGATGCATTTTTTTGTGTTTCAGATGTATATGCTGCAGCAGCTATCAAAGCAATTCAAAATGTTGGATTACGTGTTCCTCAAGATATTTCTGTAGTGGGATTTGACAACATCGACCTATCCAGGATGACGGTCCCCTCTATCACAACAATTAAACAGCCAAGTTTTGACATTGGACAGCAGGCATGCAACTTATTAATTAATTTAATTGAGAATCCTTCTGCTCCTGCTGAACATATTTTATTAAATACTGAGTTAATTGTTCGTGACTCAACTTCTGCACGAATAAATTCAAAAAACAACTGA
- a CDS encoding AAA family ATPase, with amino-acid sequence MLLEFRVKNYKSFKDELVFSLVPAPKQKGLDYSVLKETISKKIYKGLSSAVIYGPNASGKTNIISAMDTFKSIVLRGNIRNNDDQNNPNTAATALQLIPNNTNKKALPVSFAIKFITNEILVEYSFSAALGEFLETDYPRKIVSETLKINNSLVFSRNDSLEIHSLDTIQKLLVNAFEQNAESAISLAKSNLNDEELFLMNSFRTMFSAKLVALISNWLDNKFMVIYRADAIHLIRKFSDPEKNSVYIEKTLNEAATSFGINSNALGYMVDDDNNEAKLFSLFRKTKKSAAIPAELFESYGTIRFVNMFPLVVNALLNGGTLVVDEFDASIHPMALMNIINIFHNDDVNIHHAQLIFNTHNPIFLNANIYRRDEIKFVERDEETHFSSHYSLSDFGTTGKSGVRKNEDYMKNYFVDRYGAIKDIDFTPIFEELISHEKGM; translated from the coding sequence ATGTTATTAGAATTTAGAGTCAAGAACTATAAATCATTCAAAGATGAACTTGTCTTTTCTCTTGTACCTGCTCCCAAGCAGAAAGGCCTGGATTATAGTGTATTAAAAGAGACTATTTCGAAGAAAATCTACAAAGGACTATCTTCCGCTGTGATTTATGGACCTAACGCCTCAGGAAAAACTAATATTATCAGCGCAATGGATACCTTTAAATCAATAGTCTTACGTGGTAATATTCGCAACAATGACGATCAGAATAACCCTAATACCGCTGCAACAGCATTACAACTAATTCCTAACAACACCAACAAAAAAGCTTTGCCAGTAAGCTTTGCAATTAAATTTATAACAAACGAAATATTGGTGGAATATTCATTTTCGGCTGCATTAGGTGAGTTTTTAGAGACTGATTACCCGCGCAAGATCGTATCTGAAACTTTAAAAATAAATAATTCACTGGTTTTTTCGAGAAATGATAGTTTAGAAATTCATTCTTTGGATACTATTCAGAAACTTCTTGTAAATGCTTTTGAGCAGAATGCAGAAAGTGCAATTTCTCTTGCAAAAAGTAATTTGAATGACGAAGAACTGTTTTTGATGAATAGTTTCAGGACAATGTTCAGTGCTAAGCTGGTTGCATTGATCAGCAATTGGTTAGATAACAAATTCATGGTCATTTACCGTGCAGATGCAATTCATCTTATCCGAAAGTTCAGTGATCCAGAGAAAAACTCTGTATATATCGAAAAAACATTGAATGAGGCGGCGACTTCTTTTGGAATTAACTCAAATGCACTTGGCTATATGGTTGATGACGACAATAATGAAGCAAAACTATTTTCGCTCTTCAGGAAAACTAAAAAAAGTGCAGCAATTCCTGCTGAACTGTTTGAATCCTATGGAACAATTCGCTTTGTAAACATGTTTCCTTTGGTAGTCAATGCACTCTTAAACGGCGGCACCTTGGTGGTAGATGAATTTGATGCTTCCATCCACCCAATGGCATTGATGAATATCATCAATATCTTCCATAACGATGATGTCAACATTCATCATGCACAGCTTATATTCAACACACATAATCCTATCTTCCTAAATGCAAACATATATCGCAGGGATGAAATTAAATTTGTAGAACGTGATGAAGAAACGCACTTCAGCAGTCATTACTCCCTCTCGGATTTTGGAACAACAGGAAAATCCGGTGTACGTAAAAATGAAGATTACATGAAAAATTACTTTGTAGATCGCTATGGTGCAATTAAGGACATTGATTTCACCCCCATCTTTGAAGAATTGATATCTCATGAGAAAGGGATGTAA
- a CDS encoding RloB domain-containing protein: MRKENRTYYFSVEGETEQWYLEWLQRIINSYSDTKYTVKIDSKVQKDPLARVKRLTVLGETEITHIFDRESEDAVHVKQFQKTLDRMEMAQNSGKDITYNLGYSNFTFELWIILHKTDCNSLRIHRKQYLAPLNKAYGENFENLDQYKHKNNFERVLKQLTLDNVRAAIRRSKTIMKRNQDAGYTLQEYNRYKYYAENPSLSIWESIEKILNECELL, from the coding sequence ATGCGTAAAGAAAATAGAACCTACTATTTTTCTGTTGAAGGCGAAACCGAACAATGGTATTTAGAGTGGCTCCAACGTATAATAAATTCTTATTCTGATACAAAATATACAGTAAAAATAGATAGTAAAGTTCAAAAAGATCCTCTAGCCCGTGTAAAACGCCTCACGGTCCTAGGGGAAACAGAAATCACTCATATCTTTGACAGAGAAAGCGAAGATGCGGTCCATGTGAAACAGTTTCAAAAAACCTTAGACCGAATGGAAATGGCGCAAAACAGCGGGAAAGATATTACATACAATCTCGGATACAGCAATTTCACATTTGAGCTTTGGATAATTCTACACAAAACAGACTGCAACAGTTTGCGGATTCATCGTAAGCAATATCTCGCACCACTTAATAAGGCCTATGGTGAAAACTTTGAAAATCTTGATCAATATAAACATAAGAATAATTTTGAACGTGTACTTAAGCAACTGACACTGGATAATGTGCGTGCAGCAATCCGACGATCAAAGACTATAATGAAACGTAACCAAGACGCTGGTTATACTTTGCAGGAATATAACAGATATAAGTATTATGCAGAAAATCCTTCGCTTTCTATTTGGGAGTCTATAGAAAAAATATTAAATGAATGTGAATTGTTATAG
- a CDS encoding YitT family protein, translating into MKKKEISNMFWVILGVVFFSLGYRWFLFPAGLYSGGFTGAAQLIKDFLLRVVGIQVPNSIDLTGIIFWCINIPLFILGYKSLGTKFFYRTIIAVCIQSLLLTWIPAPKKPIFSDELLNCIIGGVVSGSGVGITLRAGGSGGGLDILGMYCAKRYPDFSVGKISAMMNAGIYFIAALRYNIEVAAYSLVFSIIAAVVLDHVHYQNIKVCAFVVTKNKSLGESINRCVSRGVTSWSGWGEFSHQEENIHMIVISKYELQTLKNLIHQMDPDAFVLIVLPEMIWGHFEKRLEVR; encoded by the coding sequence GTGAAAAAAAAGGAAATATCCAATATGTTCTGGGTTATTTTGGGAGTTGTCTTTTTCTCTCTGGGCTACAGATGGTTTTTGTTTCCTGCAGGTTTGTATAGCGGAGGCTTTACCGGAGCAGCACAATTGATAAAAGATTTTCTTTTGAGAGTTGTTGGAATACAAGTGCCAAACTCCATAGATCTTACGGGAATTATATTCTGGTGCATTAATATCCCTCTATTTATTCTAGGATATAAAAGCTTGGGAACAAAATTCTTCTACAGAACAATTATTGCCGTTTGTATACAATCCTTGCTTTTAACATGGATTCCAGCACCGAAAAAGCCAATATTCAGTGATGAACTTTTAAACTGCATCATAGGCGGCGTGGTGTCGGGCTCTGGTGTGGGAATAACATTAAGGGCAGGAGGATCAGGCGGCGGGTTGGATATTCTTGGTATGTACTGCGCAAAAAGATATCCTGACTTCAGCGTTGGGAAAATCAGTGCCATGATGAATGCAGGCATCTATTTCATAGCAGCTCTTCGCTACAATATTGAAGTCGCTGCATATTCACTTGTATTTTCAATTATTGCAGCAGTTGTTCTCGACCATGTACATTACCAAAATATAAAGGTTTGTGCATTTGTTGTCACAAAAAACAAGTCATTGGGAGAGAGTATCAATCGTTGTGTTTCCCGCGGAGTAACCAGTTGGAGTGGCTGGGGCGAATTTAGTCATCAAGAGGAAAACATTCATATGATCGTGATCAGCAAATATGAATTGCAGACGCTGAAGAATTTGATTCACCAGATGGATCCCGACGCTTTTGTGCTTATTGTATTACCAGAGATGATATGGGGGCATTTTGAAAAACGGTTAGAAGTTCGTTAA
- a CDS encoding response regulator transcription factor: protein MTILILDDEILICQELQAIAEEAAHGIHKIVTNSEPYKVFDLINRLKPEIILTDIQMPGISGIDVAHYVYEKGYHSKIIFITGHAQFEYAQAAIQYQVSEYILKPINEEETLECIKRAITEYSEEKKHEDIYQLFQNYFVEHSEIVRQQFMEKLFFQPMYFNQEQLDYQKKFLMADLKEFRVVAMSFVTENRSFEEESYYGYSIWNYFQKKHNSIPVYRLGEVMYFIWSFPETDINEKKIFEEIEAIKCELEQLYPVHLKIGISQKACDLIKIQELKKQVLYCLEYGKTLDKNIIIRYEELPEYYSDNSYFDMIDETAELISFLRKGDKVKALWYVDKILSQTQDETEEYSNQVIDLIVSNVNMFLSGLPSFQREAMSQRSSAEEKIHVQSSFKLKQEYLIYWVEYIADCISNQQNGEQNILIQSIYDYINTHYSEPIGLTNVSDHINRNPSYVSRLIKQNTGKNYSQILMEKRMEEAKRFLRTTTLKISQISEQVGYPNVQYFTKVFTDYSSITPGEYRKITTYF from the coding sequence TTGACGATACTGATCCTTGACGATGAAATCTTGATTTGTCAGGAACTGCAGGCAATTGCAGAAGAAGCAGCTCATGGAATACATAAGATTGTTACCAATTCGGAGCCATATAAAGTTTTTGATCTCATTAATAGACTAAAACCGGAAATTATACTGACAGATATTCAGATGCCTGGTATAAGCGGAATTGATGTTGCCCATTATGTATACGAAAAAGGCTATCATTCAAAGATAATATTTATTACAGGTCATGCACAATTCGAATATGCACAGGCGGCGATTCAATATCAGGTAAGCGAATACATTCTGAAACCAATTAATGAAGAAGAAACATTGGAGTGTATAAAACGTGCCATAACAGAATATTCAGAAGAGAAGAAACACGAGGATATTTATCAGCTTTTTCAAAATTACTTTGTAGAACACTCTGAGATAGTAAGACAGCAGTTTATGGAAAAACTATTTTTTCAGCCTATGTATTTTAATCAGGAACAGCTGGACTATCAAAAAAAATTTCTAATGGCAGATTTAAAGGAATTTCGTGTTGTGGCGATGAGCTTTGTGACAGAGAATCGATCATTTGAGGAGGAAAGTTACTATGGGTATTCAATTTGGAACTATTTTCAGAAAAAGCATAACTCTATACCAGTCTATAGACTTGGGGAAGTTATGTACTTTATTTGGAGTTTTCCAGAAACCGATATCAATGAAAAGAAAATATTTGAGGAGATTGAAGCGATAAAATGTGAACTGGAACAGCTGTATCCTGTTCATTTGAAAATTGGAATCAGTCAGAAAGCATGTGATCTCATTAAGATTCAGGAACTGAAAAAGCAGGTTTTATATTGCCTGGAATATGGTAAAACTCTGGATAAAAATATTATAATACGGTACGAGGAATTGCCGGAATATTATAGTGATAATTCGTATTTTGACATGATAGATGAGACAGCTGAGTTGATCTCGTTTCTACGAAAAGGGGATAAAGTAAAAGCACTTTGGTATGTGGACAAGATTCTGTCACAGACTCAGGATGAGACTGAGGAGTATTCAAATCAGGTGATAGATTTGATTGTGTCTAATGTAAATATGTTTTTATCGGGTCTTCCTTCTTTTCAGAGGGAGGCGATGAGTCAGCGCAGTTCCGCAGAAGAAAAAATACATGTTCAGTCTAGTTTTAAGTTGAAACAGGAGTATTTAATTTATTGGGTAGAGTATATTGCCGATTGCATTTCGAATCAACAAAATGGGGAGCAGAATATATTGATTCAGTCAATCTACGATTACATTAATACACATTACTCTGAACCAATTGGCTTAACAAATGTTTCTGATCATATTAACAGAAATCCCTCTTATGTCAGCAGATTAATTAAGCAAAACACAGGAAAAAACTATTCTCAGATCCTTATGGAAAAAAGAATGGAAGAGGCCAAGAGGTTTCTGAGAACTACAACGCTGAAAATATCACAGATTTCGGAGCAGGTTGGTTATCCCAACGTGCAATATTTTACGAAAGTGTTTACAGATTACTCCAGTATTACCCCAGGTGAGTATCGCAAAATTACAACATATTTCTAG